The genome window CAACCACCACTTTCCATTACTGCAAGCTAGGCTGGCCTCAAGGAAGAATAGGAATCAAGCCATCTAGCCAGGCCACCATTACCAAAAGTGTGCCAAGTTGCAATCAACAACCTTTATGCTCAGATCATCAATGGTGGAATACAACTCTCCAATGGGGCAATCCCATTCCAGGCCTTACAGATCATACTTACTCATCACAAATTGGATAATTTATGGACCAATCCAATCAATGTTACAACTCAGCTACCAAACTTTGCCTGCCCAAGACAAATCCCTGGCTGCTCTCAATTGATAAATAACAACACCTTTTCAATCCATCCAAATCCCTTTTCTTATTTTAAGTAAAGTTAGATATTTCACTACAAACCTACTCCTGTTGTTGccaaataaaatatgtgaaatCATCAGTGGTTAGGTCTTGGGAGAGGACACCTAACATTTTAAAGTCAAAGaaaataatggaaaaaaaaaaaacatatacttTTCAAGTAGACTGGGCATAATCATGACGGTATATCAATTATGGGAGCAACTAACTTTTTAAGTTGGTCGAACAGTTAGCTTGGTAATCACAATGTTTCAAGTTCAACAACTCCCTATGGAAGCTGTCTATTGGCATTCTTGGTTTGAATTGATAACCATGGATAACTAGGTTGATTTGCATCCTTGTAATTCTTTGTCGGTTAAGATCACAAGGCGAATTTCACTCTAAATACACTTTCAAGTAATGACTACGGATTTAAATAAGGTATATCTAATTGTACATTTGTACTAGTGATGATATATAGTACccaatacaaaacaaaaatagttTATGTGATTGCATCCAAGACTTCCCCAATAATTATATATGGAATTAAAAACTACTACTCCGTATAGTAATAATTTGTCAAGTTAAATATCGTGATTAAGCCCAGCAAGTTCCTCAATACATACTATACGAGTGTACGCGATGGATTGTTGAGgataatacatataaaatataaatgtgtattCACACTATCATTTTAGCCAAGACGAAACACATTTGAATTCCAGCATCATGCCAATCTCAAGTTATTTCATACCAATTCacttatttcaattttatcagGTGTTCATTCTGAGGAAATTTTGTTGAACCAGAAATCCATGACTTCCaccaattaacatatataggtgcaaattaaataaaataatcatcGCTAAGTGAGCAACTCCAGTCGAGTTAGTTGGCAGTTAGCCCTGTAAACACAAGATTGCAAGTACAACTTCTCATAAGAGATGGGTGTATGCTACAAACAATAATTTTATggctatatatgtatatatatacaacaaattTAGTACAATTTGTTGGCTACCCTGCTTGCTTCCTACCTTCACACATTTTGATCATCTTTATCCAACACTCCTGGCCTCTCTGCATCTACTAAAACTCACTCTTTTTACATTTCCCCATAACTTCGAGTTTGAACTATGATCGGATACCGCTTCTGCATTCGTGTGGTTGGGAAGAAAACCAACTTGTCTTCCTCAGCTGGCTTCCAACTGAGTTCAAGAAAATTTGCAGGAAAGAAAACAGTTAATTAGCTGCAGGGAATTGAATATTATGTCTGCAGATTTAGGAAAGGGAAGCTAATATTTGCACGAATCAATCGATCACCTGAAACGTGTGACTAAGTGGTGTAGAAAGACGGAGAGCTCCACTCTAGAAAGCTCGTAGCCTGGGCAACGCCTCGGGCCTCCACCAAACGGGGTAAAGACATTCAATGAACTTGTTAATTCCGCATTACTCTGTCAATGCAATGTGTTTGTTgagtatgtaatatatatggaatataaatgtgtagtctCACTGtcagtttaaattttttatttttaagggaCCAGTCTTGTTGTATTGGGAGAGTGGGTGGGGGGGGTGTCGGGGAAACCTAAAGGCGAGAATGTACCTGCCACCTCCATGGATCAAAAGAGCGGGCGTCCTTGAAGTGATCGTGATCGAGATGCACTCCTCTGAATGAAGCAAAAACTTTCCACCCTTTAGGAATTGTATAACCTGCTGCCAAGATTAAGTACACACAAGTTAAGTGATTATGGTAGAAAGGAAGCAAAATCGAGCCCCGTTTTCAAACATAACTACTAGGAAACATGTCTTTCCTAGAATCCTACCTTTGATGTTAATGTCGGTTATGGCTCTCCTAAACACTCCACTGATTATGTTTGCAACACGAAGCGTCTCGTTTACAACCTGAACAAAAAGACATGCCATTCTAGCAAGGTAAGAAATGCAGAAGTTATGATGAATCTCAGTTCatgaaattatattgtttgtataACTTACACATTGAGTGAAAGGCATGGACTTGTAATCATCCCATTCTAGTGCCTGACTCCCACCTTTCCTTGACCTGATCTCGTCGTGCTCTTCCTGCCAAACACGAATGCAGTGTTAAgcataatatatcaaaaataatagatatacagtccaactatcagctcatattagacttttaattgaaacagatcataatataatgcatCTCTCCATATATAGAACTCAGAACCCAGAACTAGGAATTTGCATATGCAAAGAATCATATGGCCGGAAGGCTTTCTACAACGGTTGAACGCAACAAAGACacccaaagtttttttttttttttttttttcatgtattaGTATTTGCATCTCACGGGACGAAActgaaaaaaaggggaaaaagtgtTGTTAGGCGTGCAGATTTTGTTGCAACTTTAGACCAAAGGAATCATGATTCTGTCTAGTTGTTGGAAGCCCCTAAAAATGTCTTTAAACCACTGGTCTGTTTGGCAGGCAAATGCTTCTCCCACAAATTTGACTTTTTCCCCTTCCTTCTGCACTTTACACTGCTTTTTCACAACTTTTGACCATTTGAACATCACTCACCCATAgcctttgttttcttttccatatttttatcaaaaacaTCATAGTAacctagttttttttaatacattaaattcCAGATCCCTTGCCTAAAAGTCACGGGAGAATGTAAATTGCGAATAGCTGTTTAAGAGTCACTGAAAAATGCAAATTACGAATACTTTAATAAGAACTAACTGAGATATTCCTGTGAAGAGTAACCTCATTTTTACTTTGTATATTGCTGCAACTTGAATTTTAACATGgatttgttgaaaattttctttgaTAAAAAGGGAGAAATTGATGTGCACGTGCAATGTCCATGCACAACCAGCGACTGTGGACCTTACAGATCACATCGTTTTCTGTACTGCAAAACTAACGTTAGGTTCCAACTTGTCGGCCATACCCACATGCACCTAAGTGCATGTCCTAGTCCACTAATGTCATCTGTCAAGCCTAATCCTTAGTATGGATAGATCTTCAAGAATATCTTGTAACGCTACTATCTAATTTTGTAGATTGTTTCACACTACTACTCCTCTTTTTAGCTCAAAAATTACCTATTTTTGACTACTTTTTCCGACCACCAAACATATGGCTGAAAATTCTCAAAAACTTTTTAGCTTTTTGTTACCACAGTTCAAATCCCAAACATTGGGTAATTAGCTAATTATTCTAATTTTGTGACCACATAATTACAAGTTCTACTTTCAGTAAAggtgatcttttttttttttaactggtCAACTTTATCAGTTAGGATAAACAACTGGATTTACTCGGTGTGCACCATCAAGTAATGAGTGCAATTTTTCTAGTGATGTATGTTGTCACAAAGATAAATCCTAAGGATTAAGGATTTTGGTTGGCTAAGAAAAATAGATAACAAGATGATTTCTTTATGGAAGAAACTAGACGAGGAACATGCCATATGGTGGTCGGTACTAGGGTCCACTAAGAAAAATCATTATTGTACTCACTACATTActcacccccaaaaaaaaaaaaaaaaaaaattgtacctTGAGCTGAGTCAAAGCATGAGGTGTCTCGTAGAGGAATTTGACGGCGAGCGTCATGATGGTGGAGGTTGTTTCGTAGCCGGCCACCAGCAACGCCAGCATGAAATCCACTATCTCCTCGTCGGAAAACCCTCCGCCGCCGCCCTCCCCGTCCAACAACGCCTCCAACATATCCTTCTTCCGCCCTGCTCCTCCCGCCCGAGCCTCCCTCCTCTCCCTCACCACCACACTCAGCTCCTCCGCCACCTTTCTCCGAGCCTAGTacacaatataataacaaattaacgaattatgaaaaatatatatttaaatattttctgtttggaaattaattaattaattaattacttggaTTGCTTTGCGGTAAGTGGAAGAGAAGAAAGGCAAAGGGATAGTGAAGAAGCCTTCAATAACAAGCATGTATTCTTTCATCAGATTCTCAGTCCACTCGCATGGATCAAAACTCATTAGCTGCTTCACTGTTAATTGAAATGTTATCTGCAcacattcaaaatcaatcagATAGGTAAACCGCACTAGAAAGAATCAAATTTGATATTTCAGCGGTTAAAAACatgacatttttaaaaaaaacatgatatttttaatctttagttaaaattcaaaatctttTAGTAAAGTAACATGCagcttttaaatttaaaaaattgaaagtaaagtgaaaaaaaaaatggaaaatggatATAAAAAAAGGGAAAACCATGCATTACTTTTAGAACCTTCTAACTtttcaacaaaacaaaaccacgAGACGCTAAAGGTGGTGAAACAGAATGATAACATCATAGACATGCACATGTGGGATGTGGCCGCTCTTATACTTTAATATTACTTAATCAAATACACTAAATATACAACATGGATTAAAGTTACAAACCCAACTTCCATATATACATACCAACATTAAAACTACTCTCACCCAAAATCTTATAATTGAGTAACATTATTATAAGTTCGATCTGTAATAATAATCGACACATTTTACcctaaattattacattttaaccatctaataataatatcaagtcacacacaaaaataaaacatgaaTTAGAGTTACAAGCTTAACTCTCATACATATATAACATGCATATACATATCATTACATTAAAAACAAATCTCACCTAAGATCTTGTAATCAAGTAACATTAACTTATAACTTAACTGTATGTTTGATCCCTAATAATAACGAACAAATTTTAACCATCTAATAATATCAAGTGCAACACAAAAGTTATATATCTGATTGTATTGGATACTATAGGTACCGATGCAGTCCAGAAATTGATGTGAAAAGATTACCTTCTTGGCCTCCTCCATGAGAAGGACCCGGCCGGTCCAAGACTCCATATTGAGTCGAACCAACCGGTCTATATCGAGCAACAAATGGTCCTTGATGATGGAGGAGTTAGCAAAGCTCATGGTCAAAGAATGCATCCTTTTATGCAAACTCCCTCTCATAAGCAACAAGGAGTACCTTCCCAACAGGTTCGATATCGAACCGGGGTAGCTCGACTCGAAGAGCCGGCCCTCGTTCTGGAGAATGAACCGGTTCGTCTCCGGGTCGGCCGAGAAGACGGTCGGTTCGCCGAAGATGTGGGTGGTGAAAACCGTCCCGTATTTGGAAACCCGGTCGTCGATGAAAGGCTCCGGGTTGGCCGTCTTGTAGGCGGAGATGAGCTGCAGCGTCTCGCCGATCAAGGGCAGCCCGAGGTTCCCCGGCGGCAGGTGGCGCTTCCGGCGGCTGAAGACGGCGGCGgagcggaggaggaggagaaaggtgaggagaaagaagaaggaagagaGAAAAAGAGTGGGAGTGTCCATAAtgttaaaaaccaaaaaaagcTAAAGGAGAAATTAAAGGTTGTAGTACTATACTTTTGGTGTGTATGTATGGAGAGAAAGAGGGAGTGAGATATGGGGGTGGGTGGgtagggggggggggttgagaGGTGGTGTTAATGGAGCACACGAGTGGGAAGGTATGGAGAATGGATGGGCATCATATCCCCATGGAGTTGGGGGAGTTTTGGAAGCAAGAGCTTGGGATAATGGATGGGAACAAAAATTGATGTTTAGtgtagaaattttatttttttaaaaaaatgatatttccCCTTTGAATTTACTTGGTGGTGTTCACATTTTAACTTAACAAAAAGctcttcatttatttattaactttttatttgtatattataaGACTAATTCAGTTGTCAAatacattgtggtctagtggcatccggtgtcctagttctgttgactctttgtgcttcattaggttgagaaagtagctataaacagatactacattgtaacagagtaaaaaaaaaaaagactaatttAGTCAAATCTCTATTTGCTTACATGACCTTCCAAGGTTATTTTGTATTAGACAATcttattatgaatatttttttaaaaaagtatgaGTACAATCTCAATCAAGTTGGTTGGACTATTGGTTAGTTTATAAGTATATCATAatataaactaatttaaatactatattatatCATACTATACCAAGTTGGTTGGGTTGTTGTTTCTCAGTCTGGTCCTCGTATTTGATTTTTTACTTATACTACTTGTATTCAGCATTTGATtattaatgattaatattacacatcaatttttgcttttttttaaaaaaaaaaatactatatcaTAAAGAATAATGTAAGTTTTCCTCATGATTTTACCTAGGggtgtcaaagcgggccggcccgccccattaggcGCAGCCCGCTGCGGGCTTTTATTTTCGCGGGCTtatgcgggccggcccgcgaagCCCGCGGGCTTGGAAGTATACAGCCCAAGCCCGCCCCGCGCAGGCTGGCCCGCGGGCctactaattaatattaaaaaaatctaaaattaaatattaaataatatttaaaataaaatatatgatattagattaatataatataacaaactTCACACTGTTCATAGTCCACTAATTAAAAAACCACcaaaatcattaaattataaaaacataGAACACAATAACGCATCAAACAAGggaaacaacataaacaaagtaaaaacattcCTACATTTTATTACACATTAGGAATTTAGGGCAACAGTTACAGAACagacaacataatatatatcatctataattaataattaattatatatattaatttttttttaatagcatggcccgcgggccggcccgcgacCCGCGCGAGTCAGCCCGCGCGGGCTGCGGGCTTCCGCGGGCAAAACCCGTTAGGCCCGCTAATTGGCGGGCCTTCTTTTTGGAGGCCCTAGCCCGCCCCACTGCGGGGCGGCCGCGGGCTTCGGCCCTACTTGACAGCCCtaattttacctaaaaattttcttaacgtgacattaaaattatttttattcgtGTTGTGAATTAACTGACCTCATTCAACGTTAAAAAAGCAATCTacatattaatcaaatataaaagaaaccaaacaaattaaatattacaacaaaaaatgtgaaTTCAGGAGGGGAATATAGCATTTACTCTACTAATGGAGTGTGGATGAAATGGCGTGAATCTCTTCATGCTTAACCATAGGTCTCGGGTTCAAGCTTTTGAACTACCTTAAAACTCATGAGAAAGTGTTTTGTCACTTTTTCAAGTCTTTCTTACCACGAACATAATTAGTCCCGATGTGTGAGTCCTAGTGCACCTCACTTGGGAAAACATGTGGTTAGACCAacttcataatttttattatgattatatatatatatatatacacacacacacactagaaAGTTAGAAACTATGATCAATAAATGGGGAAGCATTAATCAACTTTAAGGTTTAATTAATGTATAGTGTACacaaattcattttattttattttattttattttattgaatattaTAGCAAGACATCATATGCCAAATGTCGGATCATATATTCAAAACAACCATCATTTTCATCAAGGAAAAAAATGTTAACAAGAAGTacatccttttttattagataattttaaaaacacctaaatataataaatacataaataataaataaataagaagtaCATCCTTTAATTTTGGTCTTCTCATAAATGATCGTCAAACATGACAGCCAAGTTCAAtgaacttaaaattaaaaatgaatgaaaagaTTTTCTAAGAGGACAATCatgcttttaattttaaatgttgaGTCATATTTTATACATGTATTTATCTCGAGTATATTTTgaccaaatttaattaaaaaagttggGCTCTTGAGATTTAAAACacgcttttaattttttaaacattatgTCATACTTTATATATGTATCTCGAGCATATTTTGACCAAATCTAAATAGGAAAGTTATACTCTTCTCGCAAATACTGTCTAGCTACTAAACTAGTAAACTAAGTTCGTCTGGTCATTGAAAAATTATACTCCTCTAAACAAGTAGTTTACTTATTCATATTGGCATAAATTATAGCTTAAAGCCATAATGTGCCTTTAATCATAGAACTTATAAAACTCGGATTCAATCCAACATATCACCCAGCACGTCAAAGTCAGCCCATTAAGCTACAAAGTACAAATTAGTTGAAGTCGATTAATTATTTGATCTTTAAAAACTTATAAAAGAAGAACAAAGAGGGCAAGCTCACCATTAACAAATATAGGGGCAACTATGGAATTTTAACAAATGTCTCATTAATGAAATTTTGTGtgccaaattaaaaataataataataataaataaataaataaataaaaagaaatgaagaatatgGTCCCAAAATATAGATAACGTTGGAATTAAAATAATGGATGTTGGGAAGTAGCTCCCACAATTGGTAGGAAGCTTTTTTCCATGTGAGAATCGTATAACATAATATATGATTTGTCTATGCCCTATATCTAAGCTTTACATCACATAATTTGTAGTATTCTATCTTTAAATTATTCCATTGTATCATTGATgctaaaaaaacatatatacattgTGCTTATGTGTTGTGTTTCCTTAATGGAATATCCTAATTCTAAGTGGATATGGTGGATAGGATAACATTAACCATTAAGCACTATTAGGATGATGAATAGCTAGGCTAGTTGATTTATTTGAGACAGGTAACATAGCATGATTCTCCACATGTTTGGCAACAAGCAATCAAGCATCCTGCGATTGGATGGCCAAGTGGATTTCATCAAATTGCTTTCCTAGGATCATTTAGTGgaatttcaattaaatctaAATTAGTTTTTTAGTAATAAGATAGATAATTGTAAACGCACAAAATACAATCagtcaataaatataataaattttattataatgttAGAGCTAAacattattatgattaaatttTAGAATGGACCACTACACTTGCAAGatatattgcttttttttttattatttttaaattaattttccgAAATAAATCATGAAAACAGACCACAATATCTGTGCAAATCCTATGcctttaatttgtaaattatatatatctgaGGGTAGCTATATGGGGTCTATTTGGAATTATTCTCACActtctattattttataatatatctTATTTCACAATAAAGAAAAtatggtattattattattattattattattattattattattattattattagttaaagCACATATAGCAAAactcactatttttttttcataccgAACTAAGCCCCTcttatggcctgtttggttggatgtaatttgggtggaattgcaattcattgaattgcaattcagtgaattttcAAACTacactgtttggttggagggaattgcaactccacggaattgcaattccctcaaaatgatgaattgcaattccccatgaattgcaattcggtggagaggagggtcAATTTGTTgttgtaaagacaattttgctcATCCTCTCATAtcctttgtcttttttctttttctttttttttttaaatttgaaagaattattattattattattattttaaaagaattattattaatattatttttattttgaaagaattattattattattattattattattattattattattattactactactactaatactactactactattacagtattactacaacatctaccacaacataagggcattttagttattttgtagcttcttacctttcaattccctgtactcctatttctgcataccaaacactgtaatttcaattcctactttattcattgaattgcaattccaccgaattacaattctttccccccctaattccctcctcccaaccaaacgccctattAGAGATTTGTAAACTTATACAGAGtaattaataacaaaaatatattataattgttattGAGACTAGTATTTCACTTGTCTGATGCAGGAATTATGATATATATCAATGAATATctcttgattttttaaaaaaggattTTATCCAGGAAATAAGAAAATGATGGGAGACACATTATCTTTTTCCCGATATTGTGCATTATTCTTGGACAAAATGCATTTGGTTTGATGTTGAAGTGGTAAGGCCCCCGGCCAACAAAATAGAAACAAAGCAAATAAAGAGTGAAGGCTTAGATATACATGTGACATGTTTTTCATACTACACATCATACTTTGATGTAAGTGATAGTCCACAGCCGTTATTTGAAAATATGTTTTAAGTAAGACTCATATTGTAATCGGTGCGTTATAAGTGAAGCACACATTATAACGCTAGTCAATAAAGCACGATAATGACGTAAATTAAGGTAGTTTTCACATAGAATTGAACTTCGAACCTTGCAGTTATCAagtcaattatttaattaatttcgtTGAAGTTGTACCAAAAAACATTATAGTTTAACATTAGAGGTGAGATCATGGTtgcattcatttatttattaaggaGGTGTTTGAAATGTGATTTATACTATTCACTTAGGACTAAGAATTAATGTAATTATTTACAGGGAAAGATGTGCTTTTAATCCCTCATAACGAAAAGTGGAGAGTATACTTGTAAtaatttcttataaataattaaagacaAAAAATTGTGTGAAACGGGTCGAGTCAAGGTAGGAATGtatatttatactgaaaaataaaatactaattaggaataaagtgtttgttatttagaagaaaaaaatgtaatacttttgaggaaaaaaaaatgtaacacttttagaTTAAAATGTACTACGTAAAAGactacatatattttatttttagaaaatatattatgtatttttttgaatactattccCTACTAAAATACAAAGAATCAACACCCTACCACCCCACTGAAACTTGAATCAATAATTAACCTTGGGAAAATCACTTAGTGCCACAAGACCATATAAGGTTATTTATTATGGGtgacaatataatattttctaaattgatattttttttaaaaaaatattatttgtatgtattattattattatatacggagtatatgaagTGGTAATATTTTTACTctataaaaaaaagttgtaagattttaataataaaaataataatgttgtatGAATTAGGCATTTAGGCGCATTGGGGAAAGGGAGTCAAAGAGGTGGAAGTGAAGTCAATCTCACAAAACACGAGGACTGAACACACGTGTGCGATGACGTTGTCAGAGTCCATCGTAGACGACTGACATGTGTCCTTGATTCTTGAATTATTCCTACATTTTTcaatacatttataatataatatggaaTATTCCCATTCCCATTTAATTCTTTTGCTTAAATTTGTTTGGGATTAAGGAATTTGTTTTGTTACTTTCAATGCCTCAATCGAAAGAGTTGCGTTGGCGTGTGGGTTTCTTCAATCCTATGTCTCAATCCaaagattatttatttatttatttatttttttgtgatagGAAAAATTTgctaatataattgtattatactctgtattactttatatttgataaaattgtatttttcttcttttatattaagatttagtgctataatataatttcacgAAACATATGGTaaaaatttgttgaattattaATGTCGGCCAAACAGCAGTCAAGTCCGCAATTGCTTCCTTTGCTTTGTCGGTAATCGAATATAGTTGAGGCATGGTAATTACTTCCCATTTAATTTGTCTCACTTAATGCCTCATCATTGTCATTTAAAGAAAggattaaccttttttttttttttaccctttttaaTCATTCTTTAATCCACCAAGTGCGTATTCAATTAAGCTCATCTTTCTTGCTTCACCAAATTCTATAATGAACAAAATTAAAGGATGATTGTTCATGGCATGAGTAAAAAGAATAGGATGTATACTTAAAAGtcaaaatattatgaaaaattagactCTGTGTCTCAGAAGATGTAGCTCACACTGTCAATAGATAAAGTATGATTATTT of Ipomoea triloba cultivar NCNSP0323 chromosome 3, ASM357664v1 contains these proteins:
- the LOC116013913 gene encoding cytochrome P450 90A1-like isoform X2 → MDTPTLFLSSFFFLLTFLLLLRSAAVFSRRKRHLPPGNLGLPLIGETLQLISAYKTANPEPFIDDRVSKYGTVFTTHIFGEPTVFSADPETNRFILQNEGRLFESSYPGSISNLLGRYSLLLMRGSLHKRMHSLTMSFANSSIIKDHLLLDIDRLVRLNMESWTGRVLLMEEAKKITFQLTVKQLMSFDPCEWTENLMKEYMLVIEGFFTIPLPFFSSTYRKAIQARRKVAEELSVVVRERREARAGGAGRKKDMLEALLDGEGGGGGFSDEEIVDFMLALLVAGYETTSTIMTLAVKFLYETPHALTQLKEEHDEIRSRKGGSQALEWDDYKSMPFTQCVVNETLRVANIISGVFRRAITDINIKGYTIPKGWKVFASFRGVHLDHDHFKDARSFDPWRWQSNAELTSSLNVFTPFGGGPRRCPGYELSRVELSVFLHHLVTRFSWKPAEEDKLVFFPTTRMQKRYPIIVQTRSYGEM
- the LOC116013913 gene encoding cytochrome P450 90A1-like isoform X1 gives rise to the protein MDTPTLFLSSFFFLLTFLLLLRSAAVFSRRKRHLPPGNLGLPLIGETLQLISAYKTANPEPFIDDRVSKYGTVFTTHIFGEPTVFSADPETNRFILQNEGRLFESSYPGSISNLLGRYSLLLMRGSLHKRMHSLTMSFANSSIIKDHLLLDIDRLVRLNMESWTGRVLLMEEAKKITFQLTVKQLMSFDPCEWTENLMKEYMLVIEGFFTIPLPFFSSTYRKAIQARRKVAEELSVVVRERREARAGGAGRKKDMLEALLDGEGGGGGFSDEEIVDFMLALLVAGYETTSTIMTLAVKFLYETPHALTQLKEEHDEIRSRKGGSQALEWDDYKSMPFTQCVVNETLRVANIISGVFRRAITDINIKAGYTIPKGWKVFASFRGVHLDHDHFKDARSFDPWRWQSNAELTSSLNVFTPFGGGPRRCPGYELSRVELSVFLHHLVTRFSWKPAEEDKLVFFPTTRMQKRYPIIVQTRSYGEM